The Nocardioides ochotonae genome segment CCTGGACCCGACCTCGACGAGGCTGTCCCTGCGGCTGCGCGAGGGGGGCTGCACGGGCGGCCGGGACCCGCGGCCGCACCTGGGCGCCCCCGAGGTGGTGGAGACCGACGAGAGCGTCGAGATCACCTGGACGAGTGCGGCCATCGACGGTGTGGCCACCTGTCAGGGGAACCCCTGGGTGCCGGACACCGTCGAGCTCGCCGCACCGTTGGGCGACCGGGTGCTGCTGGATGCCTCGCGCTGGCCGGCGCACCCGATCGGGAACGGGGCCTGACCCGCAGGGTCGGCCGGGAGGCTCAGGCCGGGGGGCAGACCGGGGGAGTCGGCCGGCGGGCCAGCAGCTCGCCGGCGGCGTACCGCCCGACCCGCCAGGTGGCGTAGCCGTCGGCGCCCAGGCCGACCAGGCCGCCGACGACCGGCACCCGGCGACCGACGGTGGTGGCCAGGCGCTTGCCGGCGATGCCGGTGATGATCGCGGCGGCGACCTCGGCGGCGATCACCCGGTCGAGGTCCGGGTCGTGCACGGGCGCGGTCGCCAGCGCCATCGGCGGCGCGGGCAGCTTGCGCTGGCCGACCAGCTTGTCGACCTCCTCGCCACCGATCAGGCAGGTGATGACCGCGTTGCGCACCCGCGGGTCCTCGAGGTTGTGGCCGCGCAGGTGGGCGATGACCGCGATCATCCGGCACTGCACGAGCGCCAGACCGGCGACGTTGGCGGGGATCGCGACCGCCGCGGTCACGAGGCCGCCCACGTTGGTCAGGAAGCCCTGCGCGCCGGCGTAGCGGACGTGGTCGTCGATCACCGAGCGGACCGCCTTCTCGACGTCCCCGTCCTTGGCCTTCAGGGCGGTCCGGGCCGCGCGCGCGGCGCTCGGCAGCGGGCCGGCGCCCTGGATCGCGCGCTGGAGCGCCTCGCGCACGAACGACGCGGTGAGTCCCGGCGCGGCGCTCAGGGCTCGCGGGGCCAGCTGGCGGCCCAGCGTCGACGCCATCGACCTCTTCACACCCATGTCGCACCCATGCCCGCGATCCTACGAAGACGGCGGTGAGCAGTACCGTCACGGAGTGCCCGTCGAACCGCCTCCCACCGCGTGGACCTTCCCGGACCCCGAGCGGTTCGACCCCGACGACGACCTGGTCGGGGTCGGCGCCGACCTCGACGCCGGCACCCTGCTGGCGGCGTACCGGCGCGGGCTGTTCCCGATGCCGGGCTCGCGGCGCGACCCGATGTACTGGTTCAGCCCGGTGCAGCGCGGCGTGCTCCCGCTCGACGGGCTGAAGGTGTCGCGGTCCCTGCGCCGCTCGGTGCGCGACCTGGAGATCCGGGTCGACACGGCGTTCGCCGAGGTGCTCGCGGCCTGCGCCGACCCGCGTCGCCCGGGCGCCTGGATCGACCGGCGGATCCGGGCGGCCTACACCCGCCTGCACGAGCTGGGCTGGGCGCACTCGGTCGAGACCTGGCGTGAGGGCCGGCTGGTCGGCGGGCTGTACGGCGTGGCGATCGGCGGGCTGTTCGCCGGGGAGTCGATGTTCCACCGCGAGCGGGACGCCTCCAAGGTGGCGCTGGTCGGCCTGGTGGACCTGCTGCGCGACGAGCACGCCGACAAGCGGATGCTCGACGTGCAGTGGCAGACCCCGCACCTCGCCTCGCTCGGCGTGGTCGAGGTTCCGCGCGCGGCGTACCTCTCGCGGCTCGCCGCGACGCTGGAGGTGCCGCTGCCCGCGGCGTTCGACGACGGGCTGCGGTAGGGGCTCAGACCACCTGGGGAGCCTGGCCGTTCTCGCTGACCATCGGGCGCCCGGCGCCGGCCCAGTCGAGCATGCCGCCGTCGAGGTTGACCACGTCGCGGCCGTGCTGGGTCAGCCACGCGACCGCCTGGCTGGAGCGGCCGCCGACGCGGCAGACCACGAGCACCTGACCGTCCGGCACCTCGTCGAGGCGGGACGGCAGGTCCATCAGCGGGATGTGTACCGCGCCCTCGATGTGGCCGTGCTCCCACTCGACGTCCTCGCGGACGTCGAGGACCGTGA includes the following:
- a CDS encoding EcsC family protein; this translates as MGVKRSMASTLGRQLAPRALSAAPGLTASFVREALQRAIQGAGPLPSAARAARTALKAKDGDVEKAVRSVIDDHVRYAGAQGFLTNVGGLVTAAVAIPANVAGLALVQCRMIAVIAHLRGHNLEDPRVRNAVITCLIGGEEVDKLVGQRKLPAPPMALATAPVHDPDLDRVIAAEVAAAIITGIAGKRLATTVGRRVPVVGGLVGLGADGYATWRVGRYAAGELLARRPTPPVCPPA
- the aat gene encoding leucyl/phenylalanyl-tRNA--protein transferase, encoding MPVEPPPTAWTFPDPERFDPDDDLVGVGADLDAGTLLAAYRRGLFPMPGSRRDPMYWFSPVQRGVLPLDGLKVSRSLRRSVRDLEIRVDTAFAEVLAACADPRRPGAWIDRRIRAAYTRLHELGWAHSVETWREGRLVGGLYGVAIGGLFAGESMFHRERDASKVALVGLVDLLRDEHADKRMLDVQWQTPHLASLGVVEVPRAAYLSRLAATLEVPLPAAFDDGLR
- a CDS encoding rhodanese-like domain-containing protein, whose product is MIPTVSIDGVPNPLPEGLTVLDVREDVEWEHGHIEGAVHIPLMDLPSRLDEVPDGQVLVVCRVGGRSSQAVAWLTQHGRDVVNLDGGMLDWAGAGRPMVSENGQAPQVV